In Dama dama isolate Ldn47 chromosome 20, ASM3311817v1, whole genome shotgun sequence, a single window of DNA contains:
- the LOC133074494 gene encoding uncharacterized protein LOC133074494, whose amino-acid sequence MPWEYRARRSRARARARGERHARLPGPPPLSLGAPSFSLPLPPTCYSPPELHLHWPSPPAPPYPPSGWSVSREGRGRRRRDPDPGSPAGWLAALDRPLPGPWTGSRPPEHLLASAAEQCPACRVLGRNLRPDSLLPFPYLRIKQNTLRSHPAEDTFPAPRRQQPLHFSSVSLFPNLSRIPILDSPPSSPGLHKHSAWHLFLHSHLFCTLNMAPFTESEAKRAS is encoded by the exons ATGCCCTGGGAATA CCGGGCTCGGCGCTCCCGGGCTCGGGCTCGGGCTCGGGGAGAGCGGCACGCTCGGCTCCCGGGCCCTCCCCCTCTGTCCCTCGGcgctccctccttctctctccccctcccaccaACCTGTTACTCCCCTCCGGAGCTCCACCTTCATTGGCCGTCACCACCCGCCCCGCCCTACCCTCCCTCCGGTTGGTCCGTTTCCCGCGAGGGGcggggccgccgccgccgagACCCGGACCCGGGGTCGCCAGCCGGG TGGCTGGCCGCCCTTGACCGGCCCCTGCCCGGGCCCTGGACTGGGAGCCGCCCGCCAGAGCATCTTCTCGCCTCAGCTGCGGAGCAGTGCCCCGCCTGCCGGGTTCTCGGCCGGAACCTCCGTCCAGACTCCCTTCTGCCCTTCCCCTACCTCCGCATAAAGCAGAATACTCTTCGGTCGCATCCTGCGGAAGATACCTTCCCGGCCCCCAGACGTCAGCAGCCCCTCCACTTCAGCTCCGTCTCCCTTTTTCCCAACCTGAGCCGGATCCCAATCTTGGATTCTCCTCCCTCATCTCCTGGCCTCCACAAACATTCAGCCTGGCACCTTTTTCTTCATA